The Gemmatimonadales bacterium DNA window GTGAAGAAGGGGAAGAAGGGGAGGAAGCGCGCCGGCAGCGCAGGGCGTCGTCGCGCCGCCTGACTTCAAGGCGTAGCCCGCTGACTGGCTCCATGGCCTGAATCGAGCCCGCGCTCCGCCAAGCCGGCCTCCGCACGGTATTTCGTTTCCGCCTCGGCCAGCAGCTTCCGTCTGGTGCGCAACTCGCGGTATGTCGCCGCGGCGCGCCCCGCCGCCGCCAGCAGCTCAGCGGTGATCTGCGGCCGCCCGCGAAGAGCAGAGACTAGCGCCCACCACAGGAGCTGGAGCGCGGGGATGAGCTCCAGAGGTGATCGCCGGCGGTCGATCGTCTCGATCAGTCGGGCCTTCAGGGCAGGGAGTGTATCCAGTTGTGAGAACAAGAGGCGATGGAGTTCCGGCAAAGGCCCGGGAGCCCCGACCTCGTGCCCGACGAAGTACCACGGAAGGGCAGCAACATCCCGAGCGCGCCACCAGCGGTAGAGCGCGGCATCGCTCCCCGCGATCACCGCCTTGGCCAGGCTCCGCGCCTGAAGGAGTGCCTCGGTGATGCCGTCTCCGATCACGAAGTCCTTGTGGTGTCCCGCGTCGCCTACCAATGCCCAACCGGCGCCGACGCCGGTTCGGAAGAAGAACCGCTCCTTCACCGTGCCGCGAACCTTGCCGACCGGACGCGCATCCCGAATGAGCGGACCGATCAGTGGTTCGGAAGCGAGGGTAGCCTGCAGCGCGCCATCGGGGTCGGCGCGCCAGGCAGCGGCGCGATCCGCGGGCGGCCAGCTGCCGATCAGCAGCTGATCGTGGTCGGTCGGGAAGATCACGCCCGTCTCGCCGGCGAGATGACTGAAGTACATGTCGCAGCGATACGCGGGATCGGTCTTCCAGAAGCTGGGCGCATCCCAGTAGGCCCAGTAACCCGCCCGCCGAGCGTCGTAGCCGAGGTACTCCTGGGCCTCGACCAACCCTGCGACGGTGGAGTGACGGCCGTCGGCTCCCACGACGAGGTCCGCGGTTACGACCGTTTCTCGCCCGCCGCTCACGGCCCGCACGCCGATGACGCGACCATCCTCCCGCACCAGGGAGACCACCCGGGTCCGGTCCCGCAGCTCGGCGCCCGCGCCGACCGCTGCCTGCTGAAGCAGTGCGTCGAGGCGCTCGCGCCGGGGGCAGTACTCGGCTCGACCGTCGGGAAGCTCGATGTCGATCATCGCACCGTCTGCGTTCATTCGGATGATGCGTGCCGGCGGCGTCACCGCACGAACCGCCGGCCCGACCCCCACCTCGTCGAGCACGTCGATACCTGGGGGGCTGATGCCGTGGGTAGACAGGACGTAGTCGCTCGGCAACGCATCCTTGTCGAAGAGAAGGACGCGGGCTCCGGCGCGCGCGAGAAACGTGGCCAGCGTGGAGCCCGCGCATCGAGCACCGGCGATCAGGACGTCGTAGGCGCGCCGCCGCATGCTCCTCTCACCATCAGCGGGTCATCCGCGACAGGTGCCCTGGATTCAGTGGTTAACGTCTTGCGTTCTGCCATCGTTGGTTTCTCCAAGCGC harbors:
- a CDS encoding NAD(P)/FAD-dependent oxidoreductase: MRRRAYDVLIAGARCAGSTLATFLARAGARVLLFDKDALPSDYVLSTHGISPPGIDVLDEVGVGPAVRAVTPPARIIRMNADGAMIDIELPDGRAEYCPRRERLDALLQQAAVGAGAELRDRTRVVSLVREDGRVIGVRAVSGGRETVVTADLVVGADGRHSTVAGLVEAQEYLGYDARRAGYWAYWDAPSFWKTDPAYRCDMYFSHLAGETGVIFPTDHDQLLIGSWPPADRAAAWRADPDGALQATLASEPLIGPLIRDARPVGKVRGTVKERFFFRTGVGAGWALVGDAGHHKDFVIGDGITEALLQARSLAKAVIAGSDAALYRWWRARDVAALPWYFVGHEVGAPGPLPELHRLLFSQLDTLPALKARLIETIDRRRSPLELIPALQLLWWALVSALRGRPQITAELLAAAGRAAATYRELRTRRKLLAEAETKYRAEAGLAERGLDSGHGASQRATP